One stretch of Methyloversatilis sp. RAC08 DNA includes these proteins:
- a CDS encoding ATP phosphoribosyltransferase regulatory subunit, which produces MRRWLLPESIEDLLPDEARQVENLRRRLLDECLTQGYELVVPPLVEYIESLLTGSGRDMDLRTFKLVDQLSGRTMGLRADITPQVARIDSHLLNRNGVVRLCYCGPVVHALPSGFNATREPIQLGAELYGHAGIEADVEVVTLLLGALDIAQVALARIDFGHVGIFRALADRLESPQLRSDDGLQDLFAALQAKDMPSLRQLLVDEPATLKAAFLALPDLYGKADTLARARAALPDYPEISTALAELERVGASVDTDVLGFDLADLRGYHYHSGITFAAYCAGQAQAIALGGRYDEVGRSFGRARPATGFSLDLRQLARQAPQLERRQGIRAPHGHDVVLMQRVRALRDAGEIVVIDLPGHSADVAELACDRQLEFVEGEWQIVSLDRKV; this is translated from the coding sequence ATGCGTCGCTGGTTATTGCCCGAATCGATCGAAGACCTGCTGCCCGACGAGGCACGCCAGGTCGAAAACCTGCGTCGGCGCCTGCTCGATGAGTGCCTGACCCAAGGCTACGAGCTCGTCGTCCCGCCGCTGGTCGAATACATCGAGTCATTGTTGACCGGCAGCGGGCGCGACATGGATCTGCGCACCTTCAAACTGGTCGATCAGCTGTCGGGCCGGACGATGGGGCTGCGCGCCGACATCACGCCCCAGGTCGCGCGCATCGATTCCCATCTGCTGAACCGCAACGGCGTCGTCCGCCTGTGCTACTGCGGCCCGGTCGTCCATGCACTGCCGTCCGGATTCAATGCCACGCGGGAGCCGATACAGCTTGGTGCGGAACTTTACGGCCACGCAGGAATAGAGGCCGATGTCGAGGTAGTGACCTTGCTGCTCGGGGCGCTCGATATTGCTCAGGTTGCGCTGGCACGCATCGATTTTGGCCATGTCGGCATTTTTCGGGCGCTGGCCGACCGCCTGGAGTCACCTCAGCTGCGCAGCGATGACGGACTGCAGGACTTGTTTGCAGCGCTTCAGGCGAAGGACATGCCATCCCTTCGACAACTGCTGGTGGATGAGCCTGCCACGCTCAAGGCTGCTTTCCTTGCGCTGCCCGATCTGTACGGGAAGGCCGATACGCTCGCGCGCGCGCGCGCTGCGCTGCCGGATTATCCGGAAATTTCGACCGCACTGGCCGAGCTTGAGCGCGTAGGTGCGTCGGTCGATACTGATGTGCTCGGTTTCGACCTGGCAGACCTGCGCGGCTATCACTACCACAGCGGAATCACGTTCGCCGCATACTGTGCCGGTCAGGCGCAGGCGATCGCGCTTGGCGGGCGCTACGATGAGGTGGGCCGAAGTTTCGGCCGTGCGCGTCCTGCGACCGGGTTCAGCCTGGATCTGCGACAGTTGGCGCGGCAGGCGCCGCAACTCGAACGGCGGCAGGGCATCCGTGCGCCGCATGGCCATGATGTCGTGCTGATGCAGCGGGTTCGCGCACTGCGCGACGCTGGCGAAATCGTGGTGATCGACCTGCCGGGTCATTCGGCCGATGTCGCCGAACTTGCATGTGACCGCCAATTGGAATTCGTCGAAGGTGAGTGGCAGATCGTGTCGCTCGATAGAAAGGTTTAG
- a CDS encoding DUF2065 domain-containing protein: MDSILLIALGLMLVIEGVLPFVAPRLWRETFRRATELADGQLRFVGLTSMIIGIALIALFK; this comes from the coding sequence ATGGATTCAATTCTGCTCATCGCCTTGGGTTTGATGCTCGTCATCGAGGGCGTTCTGCCTTTCGTGGCGCCGCGCCTGTGGCGTGAAACCTTTCGCAGAGCGACCGAGCTGGCCGACGGCCAGCTTCGTTTCGTCGGTCTGACCTCAATGATTATCGGTATTGCGCTGATTGCGCTGTTCAAGTGA